From one Bacteroidales bacterium genomic stretch:
- a CDS encoding methylmalonyl-CoA mutase family protein, whose translation MDEQTEKTKQELLFSDFSPISTDQWEAVIEKDLKGAEYERRLVWNTREGFKVQPYYRREDLENLSYLNIFPGNFPFVRGERINENNWFVRQNLPVDDIGKTNKKALAILMTGVDSLGFILDERKKPTIDEIEQLMENIYAQSVEVNFICGPQAPEVVRHYLELVKKYNRDLKSIHGSAGYDPIGRLIVGGNWYENEEKDFDTCAELVKATQHTPHFRTLAVHATHFKNAGSNIVQELAFALAYGAEYLTRLTGKGISIDTVAPNIKFNFAIGSNYFMEIAKIRAFRLLWAKVVNAYGPSNAEFTRTHIHSVTTRWNKTVYDAHVNLLRTTTEAMAAIIGGTNSLTVLPYDVVFQDTSEFSERIARNQQLLLKEESYLDKIVDPAAGSYYVENLTDSLIEASWKLFLEIDEAGGFIEAFRKGIIQQQIKTTAEKRDQDVATRREILVGTNQYPNFGEMINPDIDKQCFEPMDCSNAHAIVETLKPYRGAMAFEQLRSETDAYASKHHRPKVFMFTYGSLSMRRARSQFSGNFFACAGFEIIDNNGFKTIDSGIEALRKVKPEVVVICAADDDYPVIAPEINEKIGKETIVVVAGYPKDTIEELKAKGLKHFIHVKSNVLETLKEFQKQLGIK comes from the coding sequence ATGGATGAACAAACAGAAAAAACAAAACAGGAACTGCTTTTCAGCGATTTCTCACCGATAAGTACCGATCAATGGGAAGCTGTGATAGAAAAGGATCTGAAGGGAGCTGAATACGAGCGCAGGTTGGTATGGAATACGCGCGAGGGCTTCAAGGTACAGCCTTACTATCGCCGCGAGGATCTGGAAAATCTGAGTTACCTCAATATTTTCCCGGGCAATTTTCCTTTCGTGCGCGGTGAGCGCATCAATGAGAACAACTGGTTTGTGCGTCAGAACCTGCCTGTTGACGACATTGGTAAAACCAATAAAAAGGCCTTGGCTATCCTGATGACCGGCGTCGACTCACTGGGTTTTATACTCGATGAGCGCAAAAAGCCCACCATTGATGAAATAGAGCAACTGATGGAAAACATCTACGCCCAGTCCGTGGAGGTAAATTTTATATGCGGCCCGCAAGCGCCTGAAGTGGTTCGTCATTATCTGGAGTTAGTTAAGAAATACAACCGCGACCTAAAATCCATTCATGGCTCGGCAGGTTACGACCCCATCGGCCGCTTGATCGTTGGAGGCAACTGGTATGAAAACGAGGAAAAAGATTTCGATACCTGCGCCGAACTTGTCAAAGCTACCCAGCATACGCCGCATTTTCGCACGCTGGCTGTTCATGCAACACATTTCAAAAATGCCGGCTCCAACATCGTTCAAGAACTGGCTTTTGCTCTGGCTTATGGTGCCGAATATCTGACGCGCCTCACCGGCAAAGGCATCTCCATCGATACCGTAGCTCCAAACATCAAATTCAACTTTGCCATCGGATCCAACTATTTTATGGAAATAGCCAAGATTCGCGCCTTCCGTTTGCTGTGGGCAAAAGTTGTAAATGCTTATGGCCCCTCCAACGCCGAGTTTACGCGCACACACATTCACTCCGTCACCACACGATGGAACAAAACAGTCTACGACGCCCATGTGAATTTGCTGCGTACCACCACCGAAGCTATGGCAGCAATCATTGGCGGCACCAACTCACTCACAGTGTTGCCTTACGACGTCGTCTTTCAAGATACAAGCGAATTCTCCGAACGTATTGCCCGCAATCAGCAGCTTTTGCTCAAGGAAGAATCGTATCTGGATAAAATTGTGGATCCCGCAGCCGGCTCATATTACGTCGAAAATCTCACCGATTCGCTCATTGAAGCTTCCTGGAAACTTTTCCTGGAGATAGATGAAGCCGGTGGTTTTATTGAAGCTTTCCGCAAAGGAATCATCCAACAGCAGATAAAAACAACTGCCGAAAAGCGTGATCAGGATGTGGCCACCCGCCGCGAAATACTGGTAGGCACCAATCAATATCCCAACTTCGGCGAGATGATCAATCCTGACATCGACAAACAATGTTTCGAACCAATGGATTGCAGCAATGCCCATGCTATTGTGGAAACACTCAAACCTTACCGCGGAGCCATGGCTTTTGAGCAGTTACGTTCAGAAACCGATGCCTACGCAAGCAAGCATCATCGTCCTAAAGTATTCATGTTTACTTATGGAAGCCTTTCGATGCGCCGTGCCCGCTCACAATTTTCCGGTAACTTTTTTGCCTGTGCCGGTTTCGAAATCATCGACAACAATGGATTTAAAACCATCGACAGTGGCATTGAAGCTTTACGAAAAGTAAAACCTGAAGTTGTGGTGATTTGTGCTGCAGACGATGATTATCCGGTGATTGCTCCCGAGATAAATGAAAAAATCGGCAAAGAGACCATCGTAGTGGTAGCCGGATATCCGAAGGACACCATTGAAGAGCTTAAAGCCAAAGGCCTGAAGCACTTTATACATGTCAAATCAAATGTTCTGGAAACACTCAAAGAATTTCAAAAACAGTTGGGAATAAAATAA
- a CDS encoding FN3 associated domain-containing protein — translation MKNFLLGFLILIFGGFITCATAQVDVTFQVDMAEQIVNPAGVSVAGDFQGWSPGTTLMAQVGSSTVYAVTLQLSEGDHYFKYINGNAWADNENVPTGCNFDGNRQVIVGDVPVVLDPVCFGSCTVCNPPEVEVTFRVNMAEQDVSVEGVFIAGNFQGWNAGGTPMTLDQDAIYTYTTSLPEGYFVEYKFLNGTGGWENVPGGCNSNGNRFLEVPDVDITLDVVCWGSCVDCAVPMVEITFQVDMSNETVSTDGIHIAGSFQDPAWQPGDTPMIDESNDIYSYTANLPAGEFIEYKFVNGNSWDDPQPEQVPWECASNGNRFFTVPNVATTLDLVCFGSCEACVAPPSGGGMETFDNLTATGSSYQTGTFLGQDGSEWNYIQSRGDTEITGKALMLGRNRNPQANFYSGTIPNGCGTIEFDYMQAFGTNVNLNVLINDVIVGNVTSSGEQNVVKNSGVFNVNVTGDFVIKFISETNSGGQVVVDNISWTASGSATNVLTPVFSEITKEYFSPVDLEVSCETEGSTIYYTLDGNDPDDNSTEYTGPISIAATTTVKAIAYAPNLDPSAIAEVTLTFPTVIEVENLATLRAAYYTKASDYYKVTGEVVLTFQQTFRNQKYIQDATAGVLIEDNSGKISSTYELYDGITGIIGKVDEFGGMIQFTPAQDPGAASSTNNVIVPQVITLEDLVNNFEEYESELVEIKGVTFANGGATFASGQLYDISDATESGVFRTTFYDVDYIGTTIPADAADVTGIPNSRAEGEYLTSRSLADIIAPSFVLLTAPNGGEQIEQGSEFTITWETNLTETTVDIFLNLTTHLIELATDVPIEEGSFLWEVTQPLGNYTIILHTTENLPDDESDDLFAIVPPFDVKITEIMYNPPESGQDSLEYIEIYNNGISNVNLEDWSFTKGVVFVFPEITLAPGEYAVSCVNSTAFLNFFGFEAPQWTSGSLSNSGEKIELSDNLGNIRAEVTYGRSGLWPVEANGHGPSLTFCDASMDNSDPVYWSASTEFVGLNADGKAVYGTPGAGCGQAEVLPMFYSGGWFGISANVEPEDKAMEELFAPVLNNLVIMLGNTGIFWPEFNINILGEWNTHEGYKIKLAGSTYFVFEGTELADRTYDFEPGLKFVPVLSSEAVNVADVIVPLGNAVEFMFDIKNGTVYWPDGGIIPGVEGALEVLTPGYAYLTQFTQSGTIDFDINFTKSSVATFSKPANTTSWNDVTATGDQHIIAISQQALAMLQAGDVVGMFDGTGLCTGMAIYNGTETVLPLVVYGDDNTTKTIDGMTRQEPMQCRIFRNGVAENVTVVYNPAFANTDGLFETNGLSVIDGFKFGVTGISNSESLGVIYPNPSDGLINIVTDQPCEVTITNAQGQLMYQNQITQHAVVNLQQQSKGVYFVTFTNADQTMTRKVVVK, via the coding sequence ATGAAGAATTTTTTACTTGGTTTTTTAATTTTGATTTTCGGCGGGTTTATCACTTGTGCAACGGCACAAGTGGACGTAACCTTTCAGGTTGATATGGCCGAACAAATAGTAAATCCTGCCGGCGTGAGCGTAGCTGGCGATTTTCAAGGCTGGTCACCGGGCACCACCCTGATGGCGCAGGTGGGAAGCAGCACAGTTTACGCCGTAACGTTGCAGCTTTCGGAAGGCGATCATTATTTTAAGTATATCAATGGCAATGCCTGGGCTGATAACGAAAATGTCCCTACTGGCTGCAACTTTGATGGCAACCGTCAGGTAATTGTTGGCGATGTACCGGTAGTACTCGACCCGGTTTGCTTTGGCAGTTGCACCGTTTGTAACCCACCAGAGGTAGAAGTTACCTTCCGGGTAAATATGGCCGAACAGGATGTGAGTGTGGAGGGTGTATTTATCGCCGGTAACTTCCAGGGCTGGAATGCAGGCGGCACCCCGATGACCCTTGATCAGGATGCCATTTATACCTACACCACCAGTTTGCCAGAAGGTTATTTTGTAGAGTACAAATTCTTAAATGGCACAGGTGGCTGGGAAAATGTACCTGGTGGTTGTAATTCTAATGGTAATCGCTTCCTTGAGGTTCCCGATGTGGATATTACCCTCGATGTAGTATGCTGGGGCAGTTGCGTTGACTGTGCAGTACCTATGGTAGAAATTACCTTTCAGGTTGACATGAGCAACGAAACTGTATCAACTGACGGAATACATATTGCCGGAAGCTTTCAGGATCCAGCGTGGCAACCCGGCGACACCCCGATGATCGACGAAAGCAATGACATCTACAGCTACACAGCCAATTTGCCTGCAGGCGAATTTATCGAATACAAATTTGTAAACGGCAATAGCTGGGACGACCCCCAACCGGAGCAAGTTCCCTGGGAATGTGCCAGCAACGGCAACCGTTTTTTTACTGTTCCCAATGTAGCTACCACGCTCGACCTGGTTTGCTTTGGTAGTTGTGAGGCTTGTGTTGCCCCTCCCTCCGGTGGTGGTATGGAAACCTTTGATAATTTAACTGCCACTGGATCTTCGTACCAAACTGGTACTTTTCTGGGACAGGATGGTTCAGAATGGAATTATATTCAAAGCCGGGGTGACACAGAAATTACTGGAAAAGCACTTATGCTTGGCAGAAACAGAAATCCACAGGCCAATTTCTATTCAGGAACAATACCCAATGGTTGCGGAACTATCGAATTTGATTACATGCAGGCATTTGGAACAAACGTTAACCTCAATGTACTCATTAATGATGTAATTGTTGGGAATGTTACTTCAAGCGGAGAGCAAAATGTGGTGAAAAATTCGGGTGTTTTTAACGTAAATGTAACCGGCGATTTTGTGATAAAATTCATCAGTGAAACAAATAGCGGTGGACAGGTTGTGGTTGATAATATTTCCTGGACAGCTTCTGGTAGTGCTACAAATGTGCTCACACCTGTTTTCTCCGAAATTACAAAAGAGTATTTCAGTCCTGTAGATTTAGAAGTTTCTTGTGAAACAGAGGGTTCGACCATTTATTATACTTTAGATGGCAATGATCCTGACGACAATTCCACCGAATACACCGGGCCAATAAGCATTGCTGCAACCACCACGGTTAAAGCCATTGCTTATGCCCCGAATCTTGATCCGAGTGCTATTGCTGAAGTAACCCTTACTTTCCCAACGGTGATCGAAGTTGAAAACCTTGCCACTTTGCGGGCTGCCTATTACACAAAGGCATCGGATTATTATAAAGTAACAGGCGAAGTGGTGCTTACCTTCCAGCAAACTTTCCGTAATCAGAAATATATCCAGGATGCAACTGCCGGCGTTCTCATCGAAGACAATTCAGGTAAAATTTCCTCAACTTATGAGCTCTATGATGGCATCACCGGCATCATTGGAAAAGTGGACGAATTTGGCGGCATGATTCAGTTTACACCAGCTCAGGATCCGGGCGCTGCTTCTTCTACCAATAATGTCATTGTTCCACAGGTTATTACTTTGGAAGACCTTGTCAACAACTTTGAGGAGTATGAGTCGGAACTGGTAGAAATTAAAGGTGTGACTTTTGCCAATGGCGGAGCTACCTTTGCCAGCGGGCAGCTATACGATATTAGCGATGCTACTGAAAGTGGCGTCTTTAGAACTACATTTTATGATGTGGATTATATTGGGACAACCATCCCCGCTGATGCTGCCGATGTAACAGGTATTCCTAATTCACGCGCAGAAGGCGAGTATTTGACAAGCCGTAGCCTGGCCGACATTATTGCGCCCAGCTTTGTGCTGCTGACCGCGCCCAATGGCGGAGAGCAAATTGAGCAGGGTTCTGAGTTTACGATCACCTGGGAAACCAACCTCACCGAAACTACTGTGGATATCTTCCTGAACCTGACCACACATCTGATAGAGCTGGCAACAGATGTTCCGATAGAGGAAGGTTCGTTCTTGTGGGAGGTTACGCAGCCGTTAGGTAATTATACGATCATTCTGCACACGACCGAAAATCTCCCCGACGACGAAAGCGACGATTTGTTCGCCATCGTACCACCATTCGATGTGAAGATTACCGAGATAATGTACAACCCGCCGGAAAGCGGCCAGGACTCGCTGGAGTACATCGAAATCTACAACAATGGGATTAGCAATGTAAATCTCGAAGACTGGTCATTTACAAAAGGAGTTGTTTTTGTATTTCCTGAAATCACACTTGCCCCCGGCGAATACGCTGTGAGCTGTGTAAATAGCACTGCCTTCCTCAACTTTTTTGGCTTTGAAGCTCCCCAATGGACAAGCGGCAGCCTGAGCAATAGCGGTGAAAAAATCGAACTGAGCGACAACCTGGGCAACATTCGTGCTGAGGTAACCTACGGTAGAAGTGGTTTGTGGCCTGTCGAAGCCAATGGCCATGGCCCCTCACTTACCTTCTGCGATGCCTCGATGGACAACAGCGATCCGGTCTACTGGTCGGCATCTACCGAGTTTGTTGGTCTTAATGCCGATGGCAAAGCCGTTTACGGCACCCCCGGCGCAGGATGCGGTCAGGCTGAAGTTTTACCAATGTTCTACTCCGGCGGCTGGTTTGGTATTTCGGCCAACGTGGAACCTGAAGATAAAGCAATGGAAGAACTCTTTGCTCCGGTGCTGAATAACCTGGTGATCATGCTGGGAAATACCGGCATCTTCTGGCCCGAATTCAACATCAACATCCTGGGCGAATGGAATACCCACGAAGGTTACAAAATCAAGCTCGCCGGATCGACTTACTTTGTATTTGAAGGCACTGAGCTCGCCGACAGAACTTATGATTTTGAGCCAGGTCTGAAGTTTGTTCCAGTACTAAGCTCCGAAGCAGTAAATGTAGCTGACGTGATTGTGCCGCTGGGCAACGCCGTCGAATTTATGTTTGACATAAAAAATGGCACCGTTTACTGGCCTGACGGCGGAATTATTCCTGGTGTCGAAGGCGCACTCGAAGTGCTTACACCCGGTTATGCTTACCTCACCCAATTTACGCAGTCGGGAACCATCGATTTTGATATTAATTTTACAAAATCATCGGTGGCTACATTCAGCAAACCAGCGAACACCACTTCATGGAATGACGTGACCGCTACCGGCGATCAACACATCATTGCCATCAGCCAACAGGCGCTTGCAATGTTACAGGCCGGCGATGTAGTCGGAATGTTCGATGGAACAGGTTTATGCACCGGCATGGCCATCTATAACGGCACCGAAACCGTGCTCCCGCTGGTAGTTTATGGTGATGATAACACCACCAAAACCATCGACGGAATGACCCGGCAGGAACCGATGCAATGCCGCATCTTCCGTAATGGCGTTGCCGAAAATGTAACTGTGGTTTACAATCCAGCTTTCGCTAATACTGATGGATTATTTGAAACCAACGGATTGTCGGTGATTGACGGCTTCAAATTCGGAGTTACCGGAATCAGTAACAGCGAATCGTTGGGCGTAATTTATCCCAACCCTTCCGACGGACTCATCAACATCGTCACTGACCAGCCATGCGAGGTAACCATTACCAACGCACAGGGTCAACTGATGTATCAGAACCAGATAACGCAGCACGCAGTTGTCAATCTGCAGCAGCAGTCCAAAGGCGTTTACTTTGTAACGTTTACTAATGCCGATCAAACCATGACACGCAAAGTGGTGGTTAAATAA
- a CDS encoding lamin tail domain-containing protein: MRNLRHILMMALFTIVAQLSFGQGLETFDNFDAIGTSYQTGTFLGQDGSEWNYIQSRGDIEITGKALMLGRNRTPQANVYSGTISNGIGTLNFDYMQAFSSNVNLNILVNDEVVGNVTSSGEQNVIKNSGEIEVNISGDFVLKFMSVNNSDGQVVIDNVTWTSGSGNSVASPQFNPIGGTYTSPQNVSITCATPGAIIYYTTDDSNPTQQSQQYTLPVTIAQTTTLKARAYAFGLNPSNIISALYSFPETVTTLAALRAGVPGQLYYYTGTAVLTFQQGFRNQKYVQDATAGILIDDLAGIITSDFEIGDGITNLWGHVAEFGGMMQFSPTQDPGDPVSSGNNPTPLVITLTELNANYSTYDARLVRINDVTFDDAGATFVDGAVYHLTGPAASEGDFRATFYGVDYIGTPIPSGSIDIIGLPNSRVEGKYLTARNNNDFVQEQVPPTIQVLSPNGGEVWQKGNTYTISWLNTNFSGNVKITIPKGFTSIMVANNVTNTGSYEWTIPMSFVAGSYKVKVENVNPGDPVDISDDNFSIIEPLPDPDIVINEIMYNPAIALGSDADYEYLELYNNSGFAVDLGGWKLATAIDYTFEAGTTIADGGYLVVALKPDTIIAHYGITNVVGPFTGGLNNTGEIILLLNVEGNVADSVKYAKGGLWPPEANGDGPSLELLDPNLDNSLPENWAASIVNDGTPGMPNSVFGFEMLTLTAPNGGESFLQGSSQQVTWTYVGFTGTIKIELTDTQLATTVTLAENVPVNSIVWDWEIPANFTTGNNYKIIISETTDGIPTDESDGVFSIVGTIVPSITVTSPNGGESWAQGTLHNITWTSEAVTGNVKIELSDGTSTIVLEASIAITEETYGWNIPAGQALGSNYTVIISGLGTGAPTDASDAPFSIVAPPPLADIVINEIMYNPPESGADSLEFIEIYNRGAMAVNLEDYYFSKGVVFVFPNYELVPGGYVVVAIKANVMLNEFGVEALQWTSGGLSNSGEAIVLMNNAGQQVDSVYYKTGGVWPAAANGYGPSLALTDPFADNSDAANWKPETTFAFNHPIGMGVYATPGAVNFSTPGQGILLNSGLSGISTYLDLNNQAVETNMNPIVDNLIEMQNFSNVYLPGYNVNSIGNWNTNKGYQINVTSKCYLVLYGTESADHTAELITGWNALPVLSTCAVEAATLFGGHTEIILVKEMGSNRIYYPAGNIFTLQTLQPGSAYFIKVSAPINITYPDCGNK, from the coding sequence ATGAGAAATCTACGACACATTTTAATGATGGCGCTATTTACAATAGTAGCACAACTTTCTTTTGGTCAAGGGCTTGAAACCTTTGATAATTTTGATGCAATCGGAACTTCATACCAAACTGGTACTTTTCTGGGACAGGATGGTTCAGAATGGAATTATATTCAAAGTCGGGGTGACATTGAAATTACCGGAAAAGCACTTATGCTCGGCAGAAACCGAACACCACAAGCAAATGTTTATTCCGGCACTATTTCTAATGGTATCGGGACGCTGAATTTCGATTATATGCAAGCCTTTTCATCAAATGTTAATCTTAACATTTTGGTAAATGATGAAGTTGTTGGAAATGTGACTTCAAGCGGAGAACAAAATGTAATTAAAAATTCCGGGGAAATTGAAGTAAATATTTCAGGTGACTTTGTTTTAAAATTCATGAGTGTGAATAATAGTGATGGGCAAGTAGTTATTGACAATGTGACCTGGACATCTGGTTCTGGCAATTCCGTTGCTTCCCCTCAATTCAACCCTATTGGTGGAACTTACACTTCTCCTCAAAATGTGAGCATCACCTGCGCAACTCCGGGAGCTATCATTTACTACACCACTGATGACAGCAATCCTACCCAACAATCACAACAATATACCCTACCTGTGACGATTGCACAGACAACCACTCTCAAAGCAAGAGCGTATGCTTTTGGCCTTAACCCCAGCAATATTATTTCGGCGCTCTATAGTTTCCCGGAAACGGTAACTACCCTGGCTGCGCTTCGTGCAGGAGTTCCCGGACAGCTCTATTATTATACCGGCACAGCCGTCCTTACCTTCCAACAGGGGTTCCGCAATCAGAAATATGTGCAGGATGCCACGGCCGGAATTTTGATCGATGACCTTGCAGGCATCATCACTTCCGATTTTGAAATTGGCGACGGCATCACCAACCTTTGGGGACACGTAGCTGAATTTGGTGGGATGATGCAATTTTCGCCAACACAAGATCCGGGCGACCCGGTTTCTTCGGGGAATAATCCGACGCCTTTGGTGATTACACTTACCGAGTTAAATGCTAATTACTCTACTTACGATGCGCGGCTGGTACGTATTAATGACGTTACCTTTGACGATGCCGGAGCAACGTTTGTCGACGGAGCGGTTTATCATCTTACCGGCCCGGCTGCCAGTGAAGGCGATTTCAGAGCCACTTTTTATGGAGTGGATTACATCGGCACTCCCATTCCCTCTGGATCTATCGACATTATTGGCTTACCAAATTCACGTGTTGAAGGCAAATACCTGACAGCGCGTAACAACAACGACTTCGTTCAGGAGCAGGTACCTCCGACTATTCAGGTGCTTTCGCCAAATGGTGGCGAAGTGTGGCAAAAAGGCAATACCTACACCATTAGCTGGCTCAACACCAACTTTTCGGGTAATGTAAAAATTACCATTCCAAAAGGTTTTACCAGTATTATGGTGGCTAATAATGTGACAAATACCGGTAGCTACGAATGGACCATCCCCATGTCGTTCGTTGCAGGCAGCTATAAAGTAAAAGTAGAGAATGTAAATCCTGGTGATCCTGTAGACATAAGCGACGACAATTTCTCGATAATCGAGCCACTGCCCGATCCCGACATTGTCATCAACGAGATCATGTACAATCCAGCAATAGCATTAGGTTCGGATGCTGATTATGAGTATCTGGAATTATACAACAACAGTGGTTTTGCTGTGGATTTGGGTGGCTGGAAACTGGCCACTGCCATAGATTATACTTTTGAAGCTGGTACTACCATTGCCGACGGCGGATATCTGGTAGTTGCACTCAAACCTGACACTATCATCGCACATTACGGAATCACCAATGTGGTGGGTCCTTTTACTGGCGGTCTCAACAATACCGGCGAAATCATCCTGCTTCTCAATGTTGAGGGCAATGTTGCTGATAGTGTAAAGTATGCCAAAGGTGGATTGTGGCCCCCTGAAGCCAATGGCGACGGCCCTTCACTGGAACTTCTCGATCCCAACCTCGACAACTCCCTGCCCGAAAATTGGGCAGCCAGTATCGTAAACGATGGTACACCCGGCATGCCCAATTCAGTTTTTGGATTCGAAATGCTCACGCTCACGGCTCCTAACGGCGGCGAAAGCTTCTTGCAAGGCAGCTCACAGCAAGTTACCTGGACGTATGTCGGATTTACCGGAACCATCAAAATAGAGCTTACCGATACCCAGCTTGCCACCACAGTGACGCTTGCCGAAAATGTTCCTGTAAATTCTATCGTCTGGGATTGGGAAATTCCCGCCAATTTTACAACGGGCAACAATTATAAAATTATCATCTCCGAAACCACCGACGGAATTCCTACAGACGAAAGCGATGGCGTCTTTAGCATCGTAGGAACCATTGTTCCCTCCATCACCGTAACTTCGCCCAATGGCGGCGAATCGTGGGCACAGGGAACGCTGCACAACATTACCTGGACAAGCGAGGCTGTAACAGGAAATGTGAAGATCGAACTTTCCGACGGCACTTCAACTATTGTGCTTGAAGCTTCCATAGCCATCACAGAAGAAACCTATGGATGGAACATTCCTGCCGGTCAGGCCCTGGGTAGTAATTATACCGTCATCATTTCAGGTTTGGGTACCGGCGCACCAACTGATGCAAGCGATGCTCCATTCTCGATTGTTGCACCACCGCCGCTTGCCGATATTGTTATCAATGAAATAATGTACAATCCTCCCGAAAGCGGCGCCGACAGCCTCGAATTTATCGAGATCTATAACCGCGGAGCGATGGCCGTCAATCTCGAAGACTATTACTTCAGCAAGGGCGTAGTATTTGTATTTCCTAATTACGAACTTGTGCCTGGTGGATATGTAGTAGTTGCCATCAAAGCCAATGTGATGCTGAATGAATTTGGCGTTGAAGCGCTGCAATGGACCAGTGGCGGATTGAGCAATAGCGGCGAAGCTATTGTGTTGATGAACAATGCCGGACAACAAGTGGATAGTGTTTATTACAAAACTGGTGGCGTATGGCCTGCAGCGGCCAACGGCTATGGCCCTTCACTGGCGCTTACTGATCCTTTTGCCGATAATAGCGATGCCGCCAATTGGAAGCCCGAAACTACTTTTGCTTTTAATCATCCCATAGGAATGGGAGTTTATGCCACTCCCGGAGCTGTTAACTTTTCAACACCCGGACAGGGCATTCTGCTAAATTCCGGCTTGTCGGGTATCTCTACTTATCTCGATCTTAACAACCAGGCCGTGGAAACCAACATGAATCCCATTGTGGACAATCTTATTGAAATGCAGAATTTTAGTAACGTTTATCTGCCGGGCTACAACGTGAATTCCATTGGCAACTGGAACACCAACAAAGGCTATCAGATTAACGTGACGAGTAAATGTTATCTGGTACTCTATGGCACCGAAAGTGCCGACCATACTGCTGAGTTGATAACAGGATGGAATGCGCTACCGGTTCTGAGCACCTGCGCTGTGGAAGCTGCCACTCTATTTGGCGGACATACCGAAATTATCCTTGTAAAAGAAATGGGCAGCAACCGCATCTATTATCCTGCCGGAAACATTTTCACGCTGCAAACGCTGCAGCCGGGCAGTGCCTATTTTATCAAAGTAAGTGCACCTATCAATATCACTTATCCTGATTGTGGGAACAAATAA